CATTGTTTACGGATGAAATGACACTACAATAATTGAGCCAACTATACAGTGACAAGTGTTCAACCAACTCTGATgccaaatattttttgaaaatcgaACACCAAATATTCTTTTGAAGACTAAAAAATGAACTTGTTTTCAATCTGAGAACAATTTAGtgacttttatatttttttaatatttaatttatttattttattagattATTAAGCAAAcaactgattatttatttattttcaatcattgtcaattatttattattcaataccattcattgaaaatagaatattcataattagaatagtgaaatattatattaggaTGGGAATATtagtaagttatttatttatgtagtcaatttataaattttaaattattgggaAGAAAAATCGATAGACCTAAAATTTTTGAACAGGATATAACTAGGCCTATCCAATAGTTATTTCCATGCAGCCACATTATTATAAAGTTTTTGAAGAGTTTCACATTTTATAAGAATTAATTATTGCTTAATCAATGAAAGAGAAATGTCatcttgttttttcaattatagaatgatttaaataagaatactaagaaattgtcaaaaattacagattttattgatagttagaaagaccggtttcggttgttaccgtacaccattgtcaatctctgatgaacctGATAAAATAGAACGGTTTAATAATATACACAGCAGAGATTCTAGTTCATACTGGTATTTTGcaaaaattatatgttttaagtTTGTTGGATTAAACATTTCAGTTTTTATTGTCTATGATTCATATTGTAAAAGTAGTGTCCTGTATGAATGAGCTTATAAGAAGTAGTGTACAACAATTTTGAGAGTAATAGAGATCTGTAAATCAATCTTGTATGAGTAGCCGTAAAGTGCCTATAAAACATAGGCTACATTTTGGCAACAAAATTAGtgtgaatatttttgtgaaaaatgtaaTGTGTAATCACAATATGATAACATTgataaagtattggaaattgTTCAGTTCATTCTGTCGGTGTTGTTTAAATTGATGCAAAATTGAATGATGAACATTAGAGGTAGGTAATAATAGAGTGGATGATGTAGAGAAATAGTTTGGGTGGGGAAGTACCGTAGGGCAACATAGTTTCTCAATTTATCCAAAATCCAAAACTTTAACAAAAATAGAACAGTAATCTGTTTTATTCTGTGATACCTTCTTGTTACCGTTAGTGAAGTTCTTTTACTTCACAAACAGTGTTACTCATCACATCCAATAGCGATGTTTTCAAGCTTATATCTCTAGAAATACTTCACTCATTCTCAATGATTACCAAAGCTATCATAGGatcaaattatgaaatgaaGACTAATAAGTTTTCTTAAACTTTGCCAATGTGAATTTTGAACCGACTTggaataaacaatttaaaatcaatagtTCTAGAGTAAATTCCGCACAAAATGAGAGAATGATGATGAGTTATCACAAAATCACTACTGATTTTATAGAgcttattattttaattattataataatagttattattatttaatatattataagatttatttAGAGAACTATTAATTCACATATGTTTATTCGGATTTTCAAGGATAAATGATTAAAACTACCTACgtaattgaacaaaaaaactTGGAATCATAGTTCTTGAGTTTTGGATGACAAAAATATTCGATAATAAGATAGTGATTTCTAGTACTCAAATCCGGTGAGGTTTTTGTTCTCATTTTTTGTTCTATAAAGATTGTGCTCATAGGTGCGAATATTCAATCGACTGAGATAATGACTGACTGAGGGTCAATTTATTGATGATATGATATTGTTCATCAGAAAAGTTTGACATCTCccgaataattatttattgtttcactCCAATATGTGAGTTGATTTTTGTATTGAAAAGAttccaatgataatatttttgtatcattgaaaGTATATTTTGTGTATTATAAGGTATTAGTATCATAAGTATTATACTTATAGGGCTACTCAAGTTTTGATGTAATATGTAGGCTATGCATTTAATTTAATCATTAAATGTGATAgtgacaaaaaatgttctctGGGAGGAATAGATCATACAGTATTTCAATTGTATAGAATAGATCAGAATACTGTGAAAGTGTGAAATACGAATATAATACCTATTTATAAAGATTTTCATGTTAAACAAAATACAactggaaattattattaaaagcaATGAGTCTTTTTTAAATATAGTACCACAAATTTCCTTTTTTAATATGAAAGAACTTGTACCTATTTATCCTGAATATTGACTTGGAATAGTACTCTCTTGATTATTTAATAGTTAACTATGACACTGAACCATTGTTTGATTTTTATCATGTCTGGTCTTTATGAAcaaaaaactaaataaatttcaattattgatgcaATAATCTTTGAAAATAACGTTAAAGTTCGTGTATGTTTTTTAGGTCAGTTCAATACAAGCTggaacttcattttatttttaacatttttttcggATTCCGTCcaacatatacatatatatttctCATCTGCAAACTTgatcatgcataaccaagctttCACTTGCACACATACCTATTCATttaatgtgatcacaccctaaaTTTTACCTCAGATCCAACCCTGTGTGCTTCTGGTttgttgatatttatttaatacatttCACATTGCTTTATTTTGTTGCAGGTAACAACCTAAGTTTGACTTGAAATTGCAATAGCCTTATTGCACTAAAGTCTATTGAATTGAACCGTGATTAAATGCTAAGACAACAAATCACAGTGGCCTTCTTTTCAAAGAAGGATTTCGTGgtatgataaaaatttaatagaaaGTTGTGTAACTGAGTCTCAGATTTGAAGTcaaactaaagctgcgtttgcACCAAAGTtactaacaaaatgttaataacttgatacttatagattctatcagattgaacggaacttgacaaacacacatatgttcatcatgtgtatgacaagttatattcaatcttataaaatctttaagaattaattaattaaaattttgttaataactttagtgTAAACGCAACCTTAGGGTGTTATCACATTGAATGCATATCATGTGCAACTTAACCCTGTCTGTATctgttgatatttatttattaaattttactaATCTATTGCTTTTATTTGGTTGCAGGTACTAATGGCGTGCATCGCCGCAGCTACATGCGAAACACCTTCCTCGCCTGGGGCGCAGATTTTGTTGGCGGCCGAAGAGCCGGCTGTCGCGGTGCCGGCGGCCTTGGCGGATGACGACCTGGACACCGCCGAGCACCACTACGGCAGGAGACACCACTATCACGGCGGATGGGGTCATGGCGGCGGATACAACCGTGGATGGGGCGGCGGATATGGAGGTTACGGCGGATACTATGGAGTCGGCATCGGTATAGGTTATGGAGGTGGTTACGGAGGTTATGGAGGAGGTTACGGAGGTTATGGAGGATATGGAGGAGGTTATGGAGGCTACGGAGGCTATGGATATGGAAGACGTCATGGATATCATGGATGGTGAATATAAGCAGAGACAAAAGAATAgtattcttttctctatgatcaaGAGGGACACATGCTCAACATCACGTTAAATTATCAATGAAAACAATTTCTACAAATTACATAGACATTGTAATAATAACGACAGATATAATAAGATTAAAGTATTTTCATAGGGCAGGCCTACttgaattgtttaattattataggaaTAACTAGTACCttttataaaaatctttatatataaatacctcaaacttttaaaaaaataggacacttgaaaatgacatgaGTGCTTAAACTAGTGTTGCTGTTTATGTGGAAAAGTTTGAAAAGGGTAcaagttatttctataataattaaataattagatTAATAGctccagtaggcctacattggacttaaaaaagattttaaagagGAGTGTAATTTTGAGAGTTTCAATAGATTCATATATTAGGGCCATAAATGCACTATCTATAATTTTAaccatagataaaagatagcaaATGCAATCTTTTCTTTATGGTTTAACGCTGATCTACGATTACATGAAGGGATAGTTGCATTTATTTATGTTACATTccgggtttaaacgaacagctgatttatctctgtttaaacTGATTTGGTGCAGATCTATTCAAAGTATGTGATCCAAAGTAGATGCCATATTGGAAGATAATTTGATCAGACATTTAATTCTACCGATatttatttcacattaattttgattattttgataCTCGTGAATGATAGTTGTGATATCCATTGAAATCAAAAAGGTTTATAGAAGATGCAATGAATGAAACAAACACAATTATAGATTTGTATTTTTGTCTTCCTAATTTATTATGATCTCCAGTAACAATATTGATACAATACTTCAGGAACATAATAACTCTCCGctgttttaattcaatttgattgCTGACAATTTCTCATAATgtaattctattttgaaaaactactttttgAACTAGACCTAGTCCCCGTAATCTTGCATTTAATTGTGGCAAAATATTATTGCTTCTCcgaaaataaaatatgtttaataacataaaataataatgttttccaacAAAATTAATGAAGTCGATAAGaggaaattattgtttttgtatATTCATGCAATGCAAAAGTGTAAGATATACAGGCTGCTTGAAAATTGTTCTGGAATCAAGTACCATGGAATGTATGAACAATGTCTTTTCTATGTGAAATAAATTGactgattttctatttttaattatttcttctCAATGAAAACCCTTGAAAATTAACAGAAACCTTCTGAAAATGTGCTGTTGGTACTAGTATGTGAGTAGGTACTTTATTCTAAGGATTTTGCTGctgttctttttcaattttgttaatagtTCAATTCGTGCTCTGTGTCAAAAACTAAGGTGAGCTTTTAAACCAGAGTTGTGATGAGCTCTATGGCGCGGTACAGAAGTGTCCTAAATATATCACAAGAGTGGTTTACAAGCTGGATAAGGCTTGTATAAACTAAACTATACCATAAACTAACTTATTTTATCTATCAGTAGGCAGTGATACTAGTGATACCAATGGAAATTGGAAAAGATGGGTCCAACCCTTAGACCAGATATTGAAGGTCTATTATATTTCTATCTGGTCTAAGGTCCAACCCTGccaaataagagttgatcaaacagctgattataaatGAGATTTTTTAATAAGTAGCCtattattatcttcttcttctatatatataaaagcgaaatggcaatCACTCACtgaattagcgtttttccagcgtttttttgctttttctcagatttatcaagaacaaaaaatgaacagaattaattgttcaaatttagtacagaagctaagctagggtgtaataatgttgtgctaGAAGGAATTttaaataacgccaaagatacacccaaaattagcggttttttgcattttctcaattatttcatcaagtaatagacagaaaattttcaaatttggacgatcctgtcgggggtccagggggtggagccccctggctagacggatacggcgagcgaagcgagcctgacggctagttgttcatatatttataaaatagaattatagtaccctttaaaattaataaaatattaaaaacaagaatacaaattgtaatgtaactactagttatcaattttaaagggtaTACTATaactctattttataaatacaagaaagtagccttgattctatacattaaaaaaatatattgttcaatatACCTGACGAATGGCAACGTCAATGTGTGCAGTGGGTGGGGcgtgaggaggtactcagccGTTCCAATTTTCATCGGATTATTTTCCCGCGGTTGACTGTAGTAAGTTGGTCCAAGTTGCAGcatgtattattgttgattgcTGTTAGGTTGGATCAATgaacaaagaataggacatcaCGTGACTCACTTAGAATAAGTTGATAccaaaaatgataagaaaaatcTCTCTAAAAACGCGGAAAACTTTGTTTCCTACTGTTTATAGTCTGGACTACTGTTTTAAACTGGACTTTAGTATAAGCGATAATGACTTTATCACTTTCGTTGGGAGCAGCATTCCAACACCTATACTTAATTCTGACCATTAACTCTGTCACAATAACTTCAAAtcagaataatttgaaattcaaacattatgtatgatttattttcaagttaacaTTGATAGCCCAACCCcataaatacatgaaaaataCGAATACGATAAAAACGACATACATTTAAgaaaaaaacacaaattttATG
The sequence above is drawn from the Nilaparvata lugens isolate BPH chromosome 2, ASM1435652v1, whole genome shotgun sequence genome and encodes:
- the LOC111045407 gene encoding keratin-associated protein 19-2; the encoded protein is MKITILVLMACIAAATCETPSSPGAQILLAAEEPAVAVPAALADDDLDTAEHHYGRRHHYHGGWGHGGGYNRGWGGGYGGYGGYYGVGIGIGYGGGYGGYGGGYGGYGGYGGGYGGYGGYGYGRRHGYHGW